The proteins below come from a single Thermomicrobiales bacterium genomic window:
- a CDS encoding reverse transcriptase-like protein produces MTANARGTSPRQASLLSANVSLIFDGGSLGNPGKGYGSFIARGAVQTAVPERREYAGRRTNNEAEYMTMIEGLRFILNEAQITGQAPGSLSIDVRSDSKLVVEQVSGRWKVKNEGLRPLHAEARELLARFGNWQLTWHPRSESVRYLGH; encoded by the coding sequence ATGACCGCGAATGCACGCGGAACATCACCCCGGCAGGCTTCGTTGTTGTCGGCGAACGTCTCACTCATCTTCGATGGCGGCTCGCTCGGCAATCCCGGCAAGGGCTATGGTTCGTTCATTGCCCGAGGCGCGGTGCAGACTGCTGTACCCGAGCGTCGTGAGTACGCAGGTCGTCGAACGAATAACGAGGCCGAGTACATGACCATGATTGAGGGGCTGCGCTTCATCCTCAACGAAGCTCAGATCACAGGGCAAGCGCCCGGTTCGCTTTCGATCGACGTGCGCAGCGATTCGAAGCTGGTTGTCGAGCAGGTGTCTGGCCGCTGGAAGGTCAAGAACGAGGGTTTGCGCCCCCTCCATGCCGAGGCACGCGAACTCCTTGCTCGCTTTGGGAACTGGCAACTGACCTGGCACCCTCGGTCAGAATCGGTGCGCTACCTGGGACACTGA
- a CDS encoding redoxin domain-containing protein, whose translation MSTPPAIGSALLPATFATSDGASVTLESGPLILMIDRGYWCSHCREQLERLNAISDDLRVLGVRLVSVSADTAEGCARAAAATVPEIEVLRDPDAAWIIANGLLDVEELSRPTAVPAMFVVDGSGRVRYRYLGRHAGDRPTTSLLLLAAEAVLDA comes from the coding sequence ATGTCGACTCCCCCTGCCATCGGCAGCGCGCTTTTACCGGCAACATTCGCGACCAGCGACGGCGCAAGCGTCACGCTGGAAAGCGGACCGCTGATCCTGATGATTGATCGCGGCTATTGGTGCTCGCATTGTCGCGAGCAGCTTGAGCGTCTCAACGCCATTTCAGACGACCTGCGCGTTCTCGGCGTGCGCCTCGTCTCGGTAAGTGCCGACACTGCAGAAGGTTGTGCGCGCGCAGCTGCTGCGACAGTTCCAGAAATCGAGGTCCTCCGGGATCCTGACGCAGCATGGATTATCGCCAACGGGCTGCTGGATGTGGAAGAGCTCTCGCGACCAACGGCAGTGCCAGCGATGTTCGTTGTCGACGGATCCGGACGGGTTCGCTATCGTTACCTCGGTCGTCACGCCGGCGATCGCCCAACGACCAGCCTGCTGCTACTTGCAGCTGAGGCGGTACTCGACGCATGA
- the fusA gene encoding elongation factor G has translation MKTYPVERIRNIGIFGHGGAGKTSMTEAMLFASKAINRLGRIEDGNTVSDWDPDEIKRTISIGTSVAPVEWNDHKINILDAPGYADFMGEVKSAIRIADTALILLDASAGVEVGTEYAWRFASERALPTILVINKMDRENADYATALQSAQSILGPAVVPLTIPIGSESSFSGVVDLLRMQAIYFGDGTSGETTIGDVPADMLDAVETFRLELVEKIAENDEDLMLRYLEDEDLSADELAVGLRASVARCEIVPVLASAATTNRGVSAVLDALVDFAAAPSAETAHIADGTAITLTPSADEPAAALVWKTMADPFVGRLTYFRVYSGSLKSDSHLWNTTRDRDERVGQLYLVRGKEQVPVEEITCGDIGAVAKLAETSTGDTLCAASRKVTIDGIKYPDALFTAAVTPRSKSDLDKMGSSLQRLGEEDPTIHLGRDPQTGETLVSGLGESHVQIVLERMSRKFGVNVDIGLPTVPYRETIQRAVSHVEYKHKKQTGGHGQYGHVFIDVSPSEGDFEFAESIFGGSVPRQYIPAVEKGIREALDDGILAGFPVVNVKVTLTDGSYHAVDSSEMAFKLAASQAFKKATESADPVLLEPVVKLEVTIPESYTGDVMSDLTTKRGHVTGMTPGDGGMTTIEAEVPAAEVQRYATDLRSITQGRGTFHVEFAHYQQVPAHLTPSIVAAHKARLEAQS, from the coding sequence GTGAAGACGTACCCCGTCGAACGCATCAGAAACATCGGGATCTTTGGCCACGGCGGTGCCGGCAAGACGTCAATGACAGAAGCGATGCTCTTTGCGAGTAAAGCTATCAATCGACTCGGCCGCATCGAAGACGGCAACACAGTCTCCGACTGGGACCCTGACGAGATCAAGCGCACGATCTCTATCGGTACCAGCGTCGCCCCCGTTGAGTGGAACGACCACAAAATCAATATCCTGGATGCCCCCGGCTACGCGGACTTCATGGGCGAAGTCAAGTCCGCCATCCGCATCGCCGACACGGCGCTGATTCTGCTCGATGCTTCCGCCGGCGTAGAAGTCGGCACTGAATACGCCTGGCGCTTTGCGAGCGAGCGCGCCTTGCCGACGATCCTTGTCATCAACAAGATGGATCGCGAAAACGCTGACTACGCCACGGCGCTGCAATCGGCGCAATCGATACTCGGCCCGGCCGTCGTGCCCCTCACCATTCCGATTGGCAGCGAGTCGTCGTTCAGCGGTGTTGTCGATCTCCTCCGGATGCAGGCCATCTACTTCGGCGACGGCACCTCGGGCGAAACGACGATCGGCGATGTCCCTGCGGACATGCTGGACGCTGTCGAAACCTTCAGGCTGGAGCTGGTCGAGAAGATCGCCGAGAACGATGAAGATCTGATGCTGCGATACCTCGAAGACGAAGACTTGTCAGCGGACGAGCTGGCGGTCGGGTTACGGGCGTCTGTGGCGCGTTGTGAGATCGTCCCGGTACTGGCATCTGCCGCAACGACCAACAGGGGTGTCTCGGCCGTACTCGATGCGCTGGTCGATTTCGCGGCCGCACCATCGGCCGAGACCGCGCACATCGCCGATGGCACCGCCATCACGCTGACCCCATCTGCGGACGAACCGGCCGCCGCCCTGGTCTGGAAGACGATGGCCGACCCGTTCGTCGGACGTCTCACCTACTTCCGCGTCTACTCCGGTTCGCTCAAGTCAGATTCGCACCTGTGGAACACAACCCGCGACCGCGACGAGCGCGTCGGCCAGCTCTATCTCGTGCGCGGCAAGGAGCAGGTGCCCGTCGAAGAGATCACCTGCGGCGACATCGGCGCAGTCGCCAAGCTGGCCGAAACCAGCACTGGTGATACGCTGTGTGCTGCCTCGCGCAAAGTGACGATCGACGGCATCAAGTACCCGGATGCGCTGTTCACCGCCGCCGTGACGCCGCGATCAAAGTCTGACCTTGACAAGATGGGTTCGTCGCTCCAGCGACTCGGTGAAGAGGACCCGACTATCCATCTCGGACGCGACCCACAGACGGGCGAGACGCTCGTCAGCGGGCTCGGCGAGAGCCACGTCCAGATCGTCCTGGAGCGCATGTCGCGCAAGTTCGGCGTGAACGTCGATATCGGCCTGCCAACCGTGCCATACCGCGAAACGATTCAGCGCGCGGTGTCGCATGTCGAATACAAGCACAAGAAGCAGACGGGCGGGCACGGGCAGTATGGCCACGTCTTCATCGACGTGAGCCCCTCCGAGGGCGACTTCGAGTTCGCCGAGTCGATCTTTGGCGGCTCGGTTCCGCGGCAATACATCCCGGCCGTAGAGAAGGGCATTCGCGAAGCGCTGGATGATGGCATCCTGGCCGGATTCCCGGTCGTGAACGTGAAAGTCACGCTGACCGACGGCTCGTACCACGCGGTGGATTCGTCCGAGATGGCCTTCAAGCTCGCGGCATCGCAAGCGTTCAAGAAGGCGACCGAGTCTGCGGACCCGGTTCTGTTGGAGCCGGTCGTCAAGCTGGAGGTGACGATCCCTGAGAGTTACACCGGCGACGTCATGAGCGACCTCACAACCAAGCGCGGACACGTTACCGGTATGACGCCAGGCGACGGCGGGATGACGACAATCGAGGCCGAAGTGCCGGCAGCCGAGGTGCAGCGCTACGCGACCGATCTGCGCTCGATCACCCAGGGACGAGGCACGTTCCACGTCGAGTTTGCTCACTACCAGCAGGTACCGGCTCACCTCACTCCGTCGATCGTTGCCGCGCACAAGGCTCGCCTTGAAGCGCAATCCTGA
- a CDS encoding type III pantothenate kinase: protein MLLLVDIGNTNVKLGVVRERELVAHWRVATNRTSMPDEWWVVVTTLANADNVPLNAITGAVISSSVPTVTPWISTMVRERVGIEPIVVGSTTDLGIKVDVDNPHEVGPDRLVDAAAAFSMFGGPLLVLDFGSATTLNVVTRDGRFIGGAIAPDLRAAHDALVAKAARLSSVELVFPDRVVGHNTISAMQSGIMYGYAGLIEGLIARIDAEIGEPTTVISTGGFGGVFLEHCPRISQYIPELTLEGLKLVWDRANRASAAS, encoded by the coding sequence GTGCTGCTCCTGGTCGATATCGGGAACACCAATGTCAAGCTCGGCGTCGTTCGCGAACGGGAGCTGGTCGCTCACTGGCGCGTCGCGACAAATCGCACGAGCATGCCGGACGAGTGGTGGGTCGTCGTCACAACGCTCGCAAATGCTGACAACGTCCCGCTCAACGCCATCACCGGCGCAGTCATCAGCAGCAGCGTCCCGACCGTCACGCCGTGGATCTCCACGATGGTCCGTGAGCGGGTCGGCATTGAGCCAATCGTGGTTGGCTCAACAACTGATCTCGGAATCAAAGTCGACGTCGACAATCCTCATGAGGTTGGCCCGGACCGCCTGGTCGATGCCGCCGCCGCCTTCAGCATGTTCGGTGGACCGCTGCTCGTCCTCGACTTCGGCTCGGCGACGACACTGAACGTCGTCACGCGCGATGGTCGGTTCATCGGCGGCGCGATCGCACCAGACCTGCGCGCCGCCCACGACGCCCTCGTTGCCAAGGCTGCGCGTCTGAGCAGCGTCGAGCTGGTCTTTCCGGATCGCGTCGTCGGCCACAACACCATCAGCGCGATGCAGTCCGGCATCATGTACGGCTATGCCGGACTGATCGAAGGACTGATCGCGCGGATCGATGCCGAGATCGGCGAGCCGACGACCGTCATCTCGACCGGCGGATTCGGAGGCGTATTCCTTGAACACTGCCCCCGAATCAGCCAGTACATCCCGGAACTCACCCTCGAAGGTCTAAAGCTCGTCTGGGATCGAGCCAACCGCGCATCAGCCGCGAGCTGA
- a CDS encoding M20/M25/M40 family metallo-hydrolase produces the protein MAEIERESLQGALSDLLGELAGLDGVAGHEHAVVARLVELFEPHSQDVYVDSYGNLFARINAEGSGPTLMISAHSDEIGALVKSIEPGGMIRIERVGGLIETLAIGRHVHIRGYRGVIGVKAGHIQTPEERGRAPGFRELYVDMGFDSAEEVEALGIRVGDAVSYDEPMQQLANPLRVSGKALDNRVSCAVLVKLAERLKDVDLGCTLYCVVTVQEEVGLRGARMAAHRLSPDAAIVVDTVPSGGTPDVDVHRDLRMRIGNGPVLALASSGGSAGHLINPAMRDFLREVAVDAGISMQESLFYGGTSDASAVLLVRDGIPTGVINIARRYSHSPVETLDINDAVDTLLLMDAAARAFSADVDLSFLGSARG, from the coding sequence ATGGCAGAAATCGAACGCGAATCGTTGCAGGGAGCGCTCAGCGATCTGCTGGGCGAGTTGGCTGGGCTTGATGGCGTGGCAGGCCATGAGCACGCGGTCGTTGCTCGGCTGGTGGAACTCTTCGAACCGCACAGCCAGGACGTGTATGTTGATTCATATGGCAACCTCTTCGCCAGGATCAACGCCGAGGGTTCTGGGCCGACGCTGATGATCTCGGCGCACTCGGACGAAATCGGGGCGCTAGTGAAGTCCATCGAACCGGGCGGCATGATCCGGATCGAGCGCGTCGGCGGCCTGATCGAAACGCTAGCAATCGGACGCCATGTTCACATACGGGGCTATCGCGGGGTTATCGGCGTCAAGGCCGGACACATCCAGACGCCGGAGGAGCGTGGGCGCGCGCCAGGATTTCGCGAGCTGTACGTCGATATGGGCTTCGACAGCGCTGAGGAAGTTGAGGCGCTTGGCATTCGTGTCGGCGACGCCGTGTCATATGACGAGCCGATGCAGCAACTGGCGAACCCACTGCGTGTGTCCGGCAAGGCGCTCGACAATCGCGTTTCGTGTGCCGTGCTCGTCAAGCTCGCCGAGCGGTTAAAGGACGTTGACCTCGGCTGCACACTCTACTGTGTTGTGACTGTGCAGGAGGAGGTCGGGCTTCGCGGGGCGCGGATGGCTGCGCATCGACTCAGCCCCGACGCCGCGATTGTTGTTGATACTGTCCCGTCTGGCGGCACGCCGGATGTTGATGTGCATCGCGATCTGCGGATGCGGATCGGCAACGGTCCGGTGCTGGCACTGGCCAGCTCGGGTGGGTCGGCCGGGCATCTGATCAATCCTGCGATGCGCGATTTCTTGCGCGAGGTCGCTGTCGACGCCGGCATCAGCATGCAGGAGTCGCTGTTCTACGGCGGCACGTCGGATGCATCGGCAGTCCTGCTCGTGCGCGACGGCATTCCGACGGGTGTGATCAACATCGCCCGCCGCTATTCGCACTCGCCGGTCGAGACGCTGGATATCAATGACGCTGTCGACACGCTGTTGCTGATGGACGCTGCCGCTCGCGCATTCAGTGCCGATGTCGACTTGAGCTTCCTTGGATCAGCTCGCGGCTGA